A segment of the Marinobacter arenosus genome:
GCGCCGGCCCGGGAAAGGTGCCCAGCGATGTGTCCACCTGGGGTGCGGCCAGATGCCAGAAGCCGAGAAAAATCAGAATGCCGATGGTCGGCAGCAGCAGCTGCTTGCCGCCCTGGGCCAGCTCGGCGCCGGTGAACCGGTCAGCCAGCAGTTTCAGCCAGCCGGATGCGCCGGTTCTGGAAGTGGGGGTGGTTGACGTACTCATGTCGTTCTCCTGGGTACTCCCGGTTACGGTGTCTCGGAGCCTTTGAGGCCAATGTCGAAGCTGTCGATGTAGGCATTGGGCTGGCGCGGTGTGAACGCGACACCATCGATCAGCTCACCCTGGTCCGGGCGGGCGAAGTTTTCCTGGCTGAAGTCAGGGAAATCCTCTGCATTCATCAGGCCATCTTCGATCAGGGATTTGGCCGCTTCGGCATAGATGTCGCCCCGGTAGACCCGGGCCGCGGTCTTCATGTACCAGTCGTCCGACTTGGCTTCCGGAATCTGTCCCCAGCGACGCATCTGCGAGAGGTACCAGATGGCGTCAGACGGGTACGGGTAGGTGGCGTGGTAGCGGAAGAACACGTTGAAGTCGGGCACTTCCCGGACATCGCCTTTCTCGTACTCGAAGGTACCGGTCATGGAATTGGCGATGACCTCGGCATCGGCGCCAACGTAGCTGGGACGGGCCAGGATCTCGACCGCTTCCTCCCGGTTGGCGTTGTTGTTCTCATCCAGCCAGTGCGCGGCGCGGATCAGTGCCCGCAACAGGTGCAGGTGGGTGTTGGGGTTCTCCTCGGCCCAGGCCTGGGTGACACCAAAGACCTTTTCCGGGTTGTTTGGCCAGATCTCATAGTCGGTGATCACCGGTACCCCGATGCCCTTGAACACGGCCTGCTGGTTCCACGGCTCGCCGACGCAGTAGCCCTGAATCGTCCCGGCTTCCATGGTGGCCGGCATTTGCGGCGGTGGCGTGACCGACAGATGCACGTCGGCCTCCAGGGTACCGCTGGTGTCGCCGCGCTGGGGCGCGTAGTAGCCCGGGTTCAGGCCCCCGGCGGCCAGCCAGTAACGCAGCTCGTAATTGTGGGTGGAGACCGGGAACACCATGCCCATGCGGAACCGCTCGCCCTTGGCCCGGGATTCCTCCACCACCGGCTTCAGTGCGCTGGCGCTGATCGGGTGAACGGGCTTGCCATCCTGTTCGGGGATGTGCTGGCTCATGGTTTCCCAGACATCGTTGGACACGGTGATGCCGTTGCCGTTGAGGTCCATGCTGAAGGCGGTGATGATGTCGGCCTGGGTGCCGTAGCCGATGGAGGCGCCCAGAGGCTGGCCGGCCAGCATGTGGGCGCCGTCCAGTTCACCGGTGATGACCCGGTCCAGCAGAACTTTCCAATTGGCCTGAGCCTCCAGCTCGACGAACAGGCCCTCGTCCATAAAGAAGCCCTGTTCCCAGGCGACAGCCAGGGGTGCCATGTCCGTCAGTTTGATGAAGCCCAGTTTCAGGTCCGGCTTCTCCGGCGCGCCAATCTCGGCCTGGGTCAGGCTGGCACCGGTCAGCAGCGAGACTGCCGTGGCCAGTCCGGCCAGTTGTCGGAGTGTTCCGGTGACGATTGTCAGGGATGTCTTCATGGTTCCTTACCTCGCGATGTTCTTTCAGGCAAAAAAAAAGCGCCTGCCCTCCGTTGCCGGAAAGCAGGCGCCTATGCCTGTCGAATCTGTGATGTTCTCGAATGTTCACGGAGATAGTCTGCACAGCCTGTGCCAGTGATAAAAAAATGCGTGAAAACAGGAGGTAAGAAAAACCGGCGCAGCTCATGGACGGAGCTTCCGCTGTCTGGACCGAGTCGTTTTAGTGCATCTTGATGGTTTTTTGCACCATTGTGGCCCCGCTGACCCGGGTTTCGGCAAAGACGAACGTCGGGGTTGGTGTCGGGTGCCGGCCCCGGGGCGGCATGGCCACAGGCCTGGGGCCTCGATCCTCCGATCGGGGACGCACTGGCCCTGTTATTGCACCGTGAATTGCCAGAAACCGACCCATTATTGAAACCAGGCAACGAAGCCCCTCCACTGCCCAACGGATCACCCGTGTGCAGTCGAGGGGCTTTTTGCTTGTGAGCCAAGAGGATGAAACGTGGATACCAAGCTGAACTCCGCAACCGGGATCAAGACCACCTGCCCTTATTGTGGCGTTGGCTGCGGTGTTGCCGCGCGCCCCGATGGGGTTACCGGCGATCAGGACCATCCGGCGAACCAGGGTCGCCTGTGTGTCAAAGGCTCTGCACTGCATGAAACCCTGGTGCCAACCGGTCGGTTGTTGTCGCCCCGGGTGGCGGGAGCGGATCGCACCTGGGCGGAAGCTCTGGCCGCTGTGTCCGGGGCCATACGAGAGGTCGTGGCTGAGCACGGGCCCGGGTCCGTGGCCTTCTACCTGTCGGGCCAGTTGCTGACCGAAGACTATTATGTGGCCAACAAGCTGGCCAAAGGTTTCATCGGTACGCCCCACGTGGATACCAACTCCCGGCTGTGTATGTCCTCGGCGGTGGCGGCTCACAAACGGGCCTTCGGCGAGGACTGCGTGCCGGGCTGTTACGAGGATGTCGAATTGGCGGACCTGCTGGTGCTGGCCGGGAGCAATGCGGCCTGGGCCCATCCGGTGCTGTACCAGCGGATGAAGGCCGCGGGCCGGTCGGGGCGGCGGGTGGTGGTGATCGATCCCCGCCGAACGGCAACCGCTGAACTGGCGGACCTGCACCTGAAACTGAAGCCGGGCACCGACACCATCCTGTTTAACGGCCTGCTGGTGTGGCTGGCAAAACACCGGGCCGTCGACCATGACTACGTGGCGCGACACTGCCAGGGTTATGACGCATCCCTCGAGGCGGCCCTCGAGGCGGCGCCCTCGGTGACTTCCGTTGCCCAACAGTGCGATCTTCCGGTTGGCGATGTTGAACGCTTCTATCGCTGGTTTGCGCAGACGCCGCGCACGGTCACGGGCTTTTCCCAGGGTATCAACCAGGCGCTGGCGGGTACCGATAAATGCAACGCCATCATTAACTGCCACTTGGCGACCGGTCGAGTTGGCTTACCCGGTGCCGGTCCCTTCTCGCTTACGGGGCAACCCAATGCCATGGGTGGCCGGGAAGTCGGCGGGCTGGCCAACACCCTCGCGGCGCACATGGATTACGACAGCCCGGGAGCCCGGGAACAGGTGGCGCGATTCTGGGGCACCGAAGCCATCCCCGAGGGTCCGGGCATGAAGGCGGTGGACCTGTTTGAGGCGGTACACCGGGGCGACATCAAAGTCCTCTGGATCATGGGCACCAATCCGGCGGTCAGCCTGCCCCGTTCGGCACGGGTGCGCGAAGCACTGGCCCGCTGCCCCACCGTGATCGTGTCCGACTGCGTGGCGGAAACCGACACCACCGAATATGCCGATATTCTGCTCCCCGCCGCCGGCTGGGGTGAGAAGAACGGCACCGTGACCAATTCCGAGCGCTGTATCTCGCGCCAGCGTTCGTTCCTGCCGCTGCCTGGCGAGGTACGGCCAGACTGGTGGATACTGAGTGCCGTGGCCCGGGAGCTGGGGCATGGCCAGGCCTTTGATTACCAGACGCCGGCGGCGATCTTCCGGGAGCATGCGGCGCTGTCCGGTCTGGCGGCCCGCGAGGCCTACGGACAGCGAAAGTTTGACATTGGTGCCCTCAATGACCTCTCGGAAGCCGGGTATGACCTGCTGGCGCCCGTGCAGTGGCCCCTGGTTGTCGACGCCTCGGGACAGCTGTCCGGCACCCGGCGGCTGTATTCAGACGGTGTCTTTTCGACGCCCGATGGGCGCGCCCGTCTGGTCCCGGTGTCCACGATTACCTCGGGCCAGGTGCCGACCCCCGTCCACCCGATCGTGGTGAACACCGGGCGGATCCGTGACCAATGGCACACGATGACCCGGACCGCTCTGGCGCCGCGGCTGCTGGCGCATCGCCAGGAACCGTTTATCGAGGTGCATCCGGACGATGCCCGGCCGCTAAACCTCCGGGACGGCGATTTGGGTCGACTGACCGGTGAAGACTCTGCCGCTTACGTCGGCCGGGTCAGGGTCACCGAGGATCAGCGGCCGGGTGAAGTGTTCGTGCCGATCCACTGGAACAGGCGGTTTGCCTCCGAGGCCACCGCGACCAGCTTGATGATGCCGGTCACCGACCCGGTCTCCGGTCAGCCGGAGGGCAAGCACGGCGTTGCCAGCCTGGCGCCGGAGCCGACCCGGTGGCAGGCGCGACTGATGCGGCGTCCGGGCCACAACTGGCAACCGGACCAGGCCCGCCCGGACGGCTACTGGAGCCGGCAACCGCTGAGTCACAGTGAAAGCTGGTGGCTGGCGGGACACCAACCGGTGGACTGGGCCCGTGAGGTTGAAGCCTGGCTCGGGGGAGCGCCCCAGGTGTTGATGGGAGATCCCGCCTGTGGCCGGTTCCGGGCGGCCCGGATTCTGGATGGTAAGTTGCAGGCGGTTTTGTTGGTCGACACAGCCGCCGCCGACTTGCCGGATCTGGCCTGGCTGGATGAGTGTTTCGGAGCCGAGCGGTTAAGTCGGGAGCAGCGTCAATGCCTGCTCGCCGCCCGATCGGTGGACACCGAAGACGTGGGGGACCTGGTGTGCAGTTGCTTCCAGATCGGTGAAAAACAGATCGAGAGTGCCATTCGCGCCGGCCAGCACAGTGTTGAGGCACTGGGCGAGGCGTTGAAGTGCGGGACCAATTGCGGCTCCTGCGTGCCGGAATTGCGCGGTTTGTTGGAGGACACGCTGCCGCAGCGGGCGACACTGGCTTCCTGATCGGCGGTCAGTTCAGCTTGCGCAGCATCTGGATCGGTACCCGGTAGCGCACGCTCCGGGTACGCCCGATTGCCCGGACGGTGCACGTCTTGCGGTTGACCCGGAGAATGCTGCCGCGCACCTCCCGCGCGCCCGAGCCGAAGACGACGGCCTCTCCCACCTGCCAGTTAGACCGTTCGGCCATCGGGTCCGGCATTTCGAATTCGACGTCGGACAGGGCCACGCCGGCGTCGGCGGCCCGGTCAGCGAGGGTCTGGCGTGTCGCCTCGGCGCCACCGCTTTCATAGAGCTCATCCAGGATGCCGTAGAAATGCCGGTTGTGCACCGAGCCCCGATACCGTTGGCCGGCACTTTGTTGCAACAGGTGTGCGAACTCATGGCAGCAGGTGTGGGCCAGCAGATTGAGTGGGCTCAGTTGCCCGCCGAAGTAGGCCCGTTGACGGATCTCCCGGCTTGAAAGCCAGCCCTGGGCCGTATCGGGGCGGTACTTGGCCTCAACCATGCGAACGCCGTAGGTAATCAAGTGCTGTTTCTGCTGGGGATCAAAGCGGTGGTAGGTGGCCTGGCCCGACCCGACCCTGCACGTCAGCGAGCTGCCCGGAGAGCGGTTTCGAACCCAGTCAGCCGCGGGTTGCCAGAGTACGTCGTAGGTGGTGTCGCACATCAGTTGGCCGAGTTGTCTGGCCTGAGCACTTTTCATCGAGCGGTTACTTCATTCAAGGACATCGGGTTCCATGATACCCGTTGCCGGCGCAGGGGTAAAAAGCACCACGGCCAGCGCGTCGGCCGACCATGGTGGCGGGATTACCCGCGAGCCCTCAGCCCTCGATTGGCGAGCGCCAGTCGTCCGCACCGGAGGTGCCGGCCACGGCATGCTCCCAGGTGACTTTGCGGTAGGACAGGGAGGCCGTCACCAGCTGGGTGAAATCGGCGCTGGCGGCGTCCTGGCAATGCGGCATGTTGCACTGGATGTCGATGATGGTGGCATCTTCGAGGATGGTGGAGAAGAAGTGTTCCTGCTTGCCTTCCACGGAGGTGCGGTACCACTTCAGTTCAACCTTGGGCAGCATTTCGCCGGAGGCCAGGGCGTTGTACATCAGCGGGGTGGCCTTGTTCAGCGCCGAGGTGAACTTGAACGGCTTGTGCACCCGCTGACCGGACGGCTGACCGGATTGGGGGTCGGTGGGCACCGTCACAACGTGGCTGAATTCCTGGACCAGCACTTCGTCTTCGTGACCTTCCACGTAGATGTTGCCGACGGAATCGGATGTGAACGCACCGGCGGTAATGTTGCCCTGAGTCTGGCCTTCGATACTGATGTAACAGGGAGTTGGCATAGTCTGCTCCATGACGTGTGAATGAAAACGTGTCCCCGAGGATTTCCCTGGACACCGCTCAACCAGTACAAGTGCCGTGCCAGCTCGGAAAAAGGCATATAAAACAGTCGCCCACAGAATTTTCAGGAGGTTGGTGGCTGCGCTGAGGCAACCGCGTGCCCGGGGTCCGGGCCAGACCTTGCTGGCCGGGCAAGAAGTGGCCCGATGAATCTCAGTCGAATGCGAGAGACGCCAGCAGTGCCAGAAGCAGCAGTGCAGACACGCTTTGCCAGAAGGTTACCGGGTGCCGTTCGATCAGGGGTGGCCGATGGCGGTTCTGCCAGTCGGCCCCGGGCTGGCGCAGGTCATGGAGAAACTCGGACAGGGCCGGATAGCGTCGGTGGGGTTCCGGGTGCAGGGCCCGACTCAAGGCGTCGTCGACCCACACAGGAATGTCCTCGCGATAGGGGCGGGCAGACTGGTAGGTGAGCCGGCGCTGCTGAGCGCGGTTGCGGATCTTCGGCACTTCCGCCTCGTAGGGAAGCCGCCCGGTGAACAACTGATAGGTTATGACGGCGAGCGAAAACTGGTCGGCCCGCCAACTGGCCGGTTCCCCCAGAAACGTTTCCGGGGCGCTGTACAGCGCCGCGCCCCGAGGGTGAGTCGGCGGGTCGCTGTCGCCCAACTCCTGCAGGCCGGCGACCCGGGTGGCGCCAAAATCGATCAGGGTCACGGTACCCTCGGCGTCCACCAGAATGTTCTCCGGTTTCAGGTCCTGGTGCACCATTTCCAGCCGGTGGAAGGCTCGCAAGCCGCGCCCCACCTGTTCGACCAGGTTTCGCACGGTCTCCAGGTCCGGGGCCGGATGGTCCAGCATCCACTGTTTCAGGGTCCGGCCCTCCACGAAGTGCGTCACCAGGTACACGCGACTCCGTGGTCGTTCGGGCGCGAAGGGTCGAACCACGTGGGGGTTGTTGATGCGTTGGGCAATCCACTCCTCGGCGGCGAACTGTTCCAGGTACTGGCGGTCGTCCCGCAGGTCCATGGACGGAGTCTTGATGACCACCGGCGTCTGGCTGGACTCGTCCCTGGCTTGGAACACGTGGCTTCGGCCACTGGCATGGAGCTGCCGGGCGATACGGTAGCTGTCGAGCATCTGGCCGGGGGCCAGCTCGGGGGCAAAGGGCAGTTGCCCCAGCTCCCGGTAAAGCTCACGGGCTTCGCGGGCATCCGGCACGGCATCAATCCGGACGATCTGAACCGTCAGGTTGTCGTCGCTGCCGGCGGCGAACGCGGCCCTGGCGATGGCTTCGGCCGTGGCATCGAGGTCGTCGCCCCCGTCTTCGAGCAACCGGAGGATCTCGCTTTCCGACAGGTGCTCGTAGATACCGTCAGTGGTGAGGAGAAACCGGTCCCCGGCGCGCAGCGGTGCCTCGCGGTAATCGATATCGAGGCGATGTTCCATGCCCATGGCCCGGGTCAGGCAGCTTTCGGTTCGGGACAGCCAGAGTCGGTGGTCTGTGGTGAGCTGCTCCAGCTCGCGGTCGTGAATCCGGTAAATCCGGGAGTCGCCGACGTTGAAGACGTGGGCCGTTGTGGACTTGAGCACCATCACGCTCAGGGTGCAGACATAGCCCCGGTCGTGGTCGTATCGATACTGGCTCTGTCGGGTCTGGGCGTGGAGCCAGGCGTTGGTGGCCCGAAGGACCCGTTGGGCGGACTGTTTGACCGACCAGGTGTCGGGCGTGGAAAAGTAGTCGTTGAGGAAGCCGGCCACCGCCGATTCACTGGCCACCTGGCTGACATTGCTGGAGCTGATGCCATCCGCAATGGCCACGGCGATGCCCTTGGTCACACGCTGGTGGTTGTCGGGAATCAACAGGCCGTGAAAATCCTGGTTCAGGGCCTTGCGGCCCTGATCCGAATACTGGCCGACGGTAACGTCCAGGGTGGCTGACATAAATCAGCCCCCGTCCGGTGGTGACACCGGCGGGGGCAATCCGGCCTGTGCGGCGGCCGGAGCAGTGCAACGCTCAGGCACGATTCGCCAGTGCAGAGTCGTCGTAAGCTGCCGGAGCCGGACGCTTCGGAGCCGTACGCACGTGGGTGGTGTACAGGGTGAGGCCGGTGAAGGCCAGGCCGCCCACCAGGTTGCCCAGTACGGTCGGGATCTCATTCCACCAGAGGTAGTCCATGACCGAGAACTCACCGCCCATGATGATGGCCGACGGGAACAGGAACATGTTCACGATGGAATGCTCGAAGCCCATGAAGAAGAACAGCATGATCGGCATCCACATGGCCAGTACCTTGCCGCTGACGTTGGTGGAGATCATGGCGCCAACCACGCCCATGGACACCATCCAGTTGCACAGCATGCCGCGGATGAAAATGGTGGCCCAGCCAGCCGCGCCGTACTCGGCATACCCCAGGGTGCGGGCTTCGCCGACACTGGCAATTTTGGCGCCGACGGCGCCCGGGTCGGTGTTGAAACCGTAGGTAAAGATAAAGGCCATCATGAACGCAACGGTCAGCGCACCACCAAGGTTGCCGAGGAAAACCCAGCCCCAGTTACGCAGGATGGCTTTCGGCGTGACCCCCGGGCGCTTATCGAGCAGTGCCAGGGGCGTCAGCATGAACACACCGGTCAGCAGGTCGAAGCCCATCAGGTACAACATGCAGAAACCGATCGGGAACAGGATGGCGCCGATCAGGAAGACGCCGGTCTCTACCGCAATGGTGATGGCAAACGCGGCCGCGAGCGCCAGGATGGCACCGGCCATAAAGGCCCGGATCAGCGTGTCCCGCGTCGACATGTAAATCTTCGATTCACCGGCGTCCACCATCTTGGTGACGAACTCCGAAGGTAAAATATAAGACATAGCTCGTTCCTCTCGCCCACAAAAAAACGGCGCTACCCACCCGCTGCCACGTTCAAGGATGCAGGGGTGAGCAGACGCCGTCGTCTGAAAAGTATTCTGTCGCTGTGAACAGAGCCGACATTGGCCCCGTTACCGGGAGAGTTGCAGAGACCGTGCCAGAGTGTGTGGCCGGTTATGAAAGATATTTTATTTCAGAGGCTTGCCGGCATTTCCTGGGCCAGGCGCGGGTTCCGTTGAGTCCGGGGTCGGAACTGGGCGCACCCGTTCAGTGCGTTTTTCAGCGACATGCTGCACGCTGGAACAGGTGTTTGAATGACTCAGCGCAGCCGGAACCGGACCGGCAGGGCATAACGGAAGCTCTGACCCTTCATGTCGGGCGGGACGGGCGGTAGCGGGGCGGCCTGTTCCAGCATGTCCAGGGCGGCGCCATCCAGGAGCTGGTGTCCGGATCCGGTTTTCAGGCGGTGCTCCAGCAGGGAGCCGTCGCGCCGGAAACTGAACACCACCACCGGCATGCCCTCCTGCCCCAGGCGGCGGGCGCGCTGGGGGTAATCGTAGAATCGGCTGAGGTGTCGAGCCAGCCGGGTCAGGTAGTTATCGACCGCATCCGAGCGCCCGGCATTGAGTTCCACCTGCTGGCTTTGCGGCTGGGCCGTGGGTTCGGCGCTGGCACTGTCCGATGCCGGTTCGGTCGGCGTTGACGGGGCTTCCATCACCGGCTCGGGTGTTGGCTCCGGCGTGGGTTCAGGTAGCGTTTCTGGCTCTGGCTCTGGCTCTGGCTCTGGCTCTGGCTCTGGCTCTGGCTCTGGCTCTGGCTCTGGCTCTGGCTTTTGGGGGGGCGCCGGTTCCGCCGGTTGCGGCGCGGGGCGTGGCTCCGGGGTTGGTTCGGACTCTGTCGCCAGGCTGATCCGGATCGCCGGCGCCGTGTTGATCGCCGCATCGCCCAGGGCCGGCAGTCGAACGAGTTGATCCGGGGCCACCAGCAGGCTGGCCACCAGAGTAATCAGGACGGCGACCAGCAGCAGGACGGCGCGCGCAGCGCGGGGAATCGTGGTCATGATGCCGGTTCCGTCAGCAGCACGACGTCGGTATACCCGCCCTGCTCAAGGACCCGGAACAGCGCTTCGAGGTCCGCCATGGCGATAGAATCGGCGGCGGCGATTGTCAGGGGGCGGTCGGCATTGGGCGCTGGCAGTTGGTCAATCAGGGTGTTGGCGGTGAGCGTTTCACCGGCTACCTGCCAGACTCCACTGGCGGTGACCAGCAGGTCGGCGTGGGGGGGCTGTTCACTGGAATCCGAGGCGCCGGGAAGCTCGGGTAACGGCTCATCAGCAATCTGGCCCGCGACAATGAAAAACATCAGCAGCAGGAAAACCAGATTGATCAGGGGCAGCAGCGCGTCTTCCACGCGTTCCATCAGTGTTTTGCCTGAGGTCGACGGCGGGGGAACCAGTTGGGTCATGGTGTCTGCGTGGTCGCACGTTTCCAGTGGGTGTCGATGCCGGCGCTGTCCAGTCGGCTGAGCGTCCGGGTGAAAGCGCCGAGCTCGGTGTCAGGCCGGGTGGTGAGGTTCACTTCCGAAATGCCGGCGGCTGCCAGGCCGGTCATCAGGTCCTCGAGGGTGCGGGGCTTATCCTGCCAAAGTACCTCGTCCGGCCCGATCACGGTCAGTTCCGGGATCGACGGACCGGTTGCCGGGGTTCGCTCGGGCGTGGCGTTGCCGAGTTCCAGAAAGCCCACCGGTAGCAACCGGCTGGTGAGCATGAAGAACACCAGCAGAATGAACACCACATCGATGAGCGGGGTGATCCGAATGGGGATGGGCCGCCTGGGGCGGGGTTCAACCAGTTGCATGGGCAAAGCGCGGTCGGCCCGGATTCGAATAGCCCGGCGCGTGGTCCGCAGTCGGTCGGGCGCTGCCGGCGGGGGTTGATTCCGCATCCACGGCCTGCCCCTCGGGTGTGGCCGCTTCCTGGGTGGCAACGTTCAGCACCGTGACAAGGGTGCCGTCGATGGTTTTGTGGATCCGCCGCAGTCGGAATTCGATCCAGGCGGCCAGTGCCGCAAACGGAATGGCGATGATCAGGCCTGCCGCCGTTGTGGTCAGTGCTTCGTAGATCCCACCGCTCAGTTGGGCGGCGTTGGCACGGCCTTCCGTTGCGGCCATGGCACCGAATGCGTCCATCATGCCCATGACGGTGCCGAGCAGTCCGAGCAATGGCGCCAGGGCGGCGATTACCTCAATGATTTTGAGCGGCGCCTCGAACGGCTCCAGGGCGTGTTGGGCATCCCGGGCTACGGTGCTGCGAACCCGCTCGATGTCCTGCCGTTGCTGGCAGGCCTCAATGGTGTCTGCGACCAGGTGGAGCATCGGGTTCAGGCGACCGACCGCGCTTACCTGCCGGCGCAGTTGTGATGGCTGCACTTGCCCGGGCGATTGTTGCCAGATTGTCACAATTTTTTTAAGTCTGGGGGTGAGCCGGGGCGCGTATAACGCGCCCATCAGCATCAAATAGACGAAGGTAATTGCACCAGCCACAGCGATAGCCACAAGGACCATCATGACCGGGCCACCCATATCGAACAAACGGGAAAGCAGGCCGCCAAAGGGTTCGGTTGCAGAGAGCGTGGCAGTGTCTGGCATGGTCTACGACTCGGTACTGAAGTTGGTGATCTAAATAATAACGATTATCACTAAGTTTGCAAGGTGTAACCTGACATTCCCGAAGGCTCTGTTAAGATTCCTTCAGGGATCCGTGATCAAGACCTGCTGCCATTATGGGTGCGGCGGTCAGGAGGGGAGAGTCTCTATTTACCGTAACGCCCCAGTATTTGGAGTTGGAACGCTGCGATGATCAAACGTTGGTTTGGGAGCCTCGTTAATCGCGCGGTGGCCCTGGTGATTGTTGTCATCCTTCTGTCTGCCTTGGTAGTTACCCTTGTTGGTTCCCTGCTCAGTCAGGGTGAGCTCGAACAACAGGCGCGAGACCAGGTAGAAACCATGGCCCGTTTGGTGGCGAGTGAACTGGACGACAAACTTGCCCTGCGTCTGGAAACCCTCAGCCATGTCGCCGAAAGCTTCACCATGGACGAGACTGCGCTCAGTGCCCGCGCGCGCGTGCTCATCCGTCAGCAAACCGCTCTGCAACACCTTTTTGATGGCCTTTATCTGATCGACGCCACCGGCGTGGTCCTGGCCGAGTACCCCGAGGCGTATGAACAAACCGGTCTTAACGTCAGTGGCCGGGAGTATTTCCAGAACGTATCCCATCACATGACGCCGGTGATCAGCGATCCCTACATCTCGAATTACCAGGACAAGCCGGCGGTCATGATCGCGGCGCCCATTTTTGACCATCGGCAAAAGTTCCTCGGCATGATTGGCGGGGCGATCCTCCTCAAGGGCTCCAACTTCATGGAAGAGTTTGCCGGACTGCGGGTCGGCAAGACCGGGTATCTCGAAATTGGCACGCGCAGTGGGGTGACCCTGGCCCATGGCGGAAGCGATGAGGTCATGGTCC
Coding sequences within it:
- a CDS encoding MotA/TolQ/ExbB proton channel family protein, which produces MPDTATLSATEPFGGLLSRLFDMGGPVMMVLVAIAVAGAITFVYLMLMGALYAPRLTPRLKKIVTIWQQSPGQVQPSQLRRQVSAVGRLNPMLHLVADTIEACQQRQDIERVRSTVARDAQHALEPFEAPLKIIEVIAALAPLLGLLGTVMGMMDAFGAMAATEGRANAAQLSGGIYEALTTTAAGLIIAIPFAALAAWIEFRLRRIHKTIDGTLVTVLNVATQEAATPEGQAVDAESTPAGSARPTADHAPGYSNPGRPRFAHATG